A genomic region of Prevotella scopos JCM 17725 contains the following coding sequences:
- a CDS encoding transporter produces the protein MRRIIQFLKEWTLPVAIATGSFLYLVFAFIPALDGVASFFAPILDAALPLFMFLVLYVTFCKVDFRKLIPVGWHLWIALSQVLMVAVIIGAILFFHVTGESLILLEALLTCIICPCASAAAVVTQKLGGNLEEMTTYTFLSNFLCALLIPVCFPLLDAEADITFWSAFVAILYKVCLVLVVPMILAYITKHWHALCRFYQWVISVNNLSYYLWGCSLLIVSGTTIKNIVHAEVAVSFLLLIAILALVLCLIQFAFGRYIGHFFCSTINAGQALGQKNTAFAIWIAYTYLNPLSTMGPGCYILWQNIINSVEIWRYDHTIQRKK, from the coding sequence ATGAGGAGAATCATACAATTTCTCAAGGAGTGGACACTGCCGGTGGCAATAGCTACAGGTAGCTTTTTATATCTTGTTTTTGCCTTTATTCCAGCCTTGGATGGCGTAGCAAGTTTTTTTGCTCCTATCCTTGACGCAGCTCTTCCATTGTTTATGTTCCTCGTCTTATACGTTACCTTCTGCAAGGTAGATTTCCGTAAGTTGATTCCAGTGGGTTGGCATCTTTGGATAGCACTCTCTCAAGTGCTAATGGTTGCGGTTATTATTGGGGCAATTCTGTTTTTTCATGTCACAGGTGAATCGCTCATATTGCTTGAAGCTTTACTCACTTGTATTATTTGTCCTTGTGCCTCTGCAGCCGCAGTGGTTACACAGAAGTTAGGTGGAAACCTTGAGGAAATGACAACTTATACCTTCCTCTCCAACTTTCTATGTGCCTTGTTGATACCTGTCTGCTTTCCCTTGCTTGATGCTGAAGCGGATATAACTTTCTGGAGTGCCTTTGTTGCAATTCTTTATAAGGTGTGTCTGGTATTGGTAGTACCGATGATTTTGGCCTATATAACTAAACATTGGCACGCTTTATGTAGGTTCTATCAGTGGGTTATCAGTGTGAACAACCTTAGTTATTATCTTTGGGGATGTTCATTACTTATCGTTTCAGGCACAACAATAAAGAATATTGTTCATGCTGAGGTAGCTGTTAGCTTCCTTTTGTTGATAGCAATATTGGCCTTAGTGCTTTGCTTGATACAATTTGCCTTTGGCAGATATATTGGTCATTTCTTCTGCAGTACGATAAATGCGGGACAGGCTTTAGGGCAGAAGAATACTGCTTTTGCTATCTGGATAGCCTACACTTATCTGAATCCATTGTCAACTATGGGGCCAGGCTGCTACATCTTGTGGCAGAATATTATTAACAGCGTAGAGATATGGCGGTATGACCACACCATTCAACGCAAAAAATAA
- a CDS encoding glutathione peroxidase: MRTVYEFTVKDRKGKAFSLKEFSNEVLLIVNTATKCGFTPTYEELEALYEKYHAQGFEVLDFPCNQFGQQAPGTDESIHEFCKLTYGTKFPRFKKVKVNGEDADPLFKFLKEQKGFAGWDESHKLYPILDKMLSEADPNYKESSDIKWNFTKFLINKKGQVVARFEPTESIENISKQIEALL, encoded by the coding sequence ATGAGAACAGTTTATGAATTCACTGTCAAAGACAGAAAAGGTAAAGCATTTTCACTTAAAGAGTTTTCTAATGAAGTGCTGCTGATTGTAAATACAGCTACAAAATGTGGCTTTACACCAACCTATGAGGAATTGGAAGCACTCTATGAGAAGTACCATGCACAAGGTTTTGAAGTACTTGATTTCCCTTGCAACCAATTTGGACAGCAGGCACCAGGTACAGATGAAAGTATCCATGAGTTCTGCAAACTTACATACGGCACAAAATTCCCACGTTTCAAGAAAGTTAAGGTGAATGGCGAAGATGCTGACCCTCTCTTCAAGTTCTTAAAGGAACAGAAGGGCTTCGCAGGTTGGGATGAGTCACATAAGCTCTACCCTATCCTTGACAAGATGCTTTCTGAGGCTGACCCCAATTACAAAGAGAGCTCAGATATCAAATGGAACTTCACCAAGTTCTTAATCAATAAAAAAGGTCAGGTAGTGGCACGCTTTGAACCAACTGAGAGCATTGAGAATATATCAAAACAGATTGAGGCATTACTATAG
- a CDS encoding sodium:solute symporter encodes MIIIATILAYFCILLLISRITGHKADNDAFFRANRQSPWYLVAFGMIGASISGVTFVSVPGMVLLSDMTYMQTCLGFVLGYFAVAYLLLPVYYRLKLTTIYSYLQTRLGNYSYKTGASFFLLSKMTGSAVRFYVVCMILQRFVLDAYGIPFPFTVVALVALIWFYTRRGGIRTLVLTDTFQTLCMLLALILIIYKVIDTLGMSLPEAVQAIVNDSHSRIFVFDDWVSKQNFWKQFLSGIFIVIVMTGLDQDMMQKNLTCKTLREAQKDMCTYGFAFVPANLLFLSLGVLLMMYFNSIGQALPDVPDNLMLQAVAGRQLGTLVVILFTIGIVAACFSSADSALTALTTTYCVDICNRPKDEKLRKQAHIGVSIVFILFILIFRYVNSTSLIDAIYTIASYTYGPLLGLFAFGMLTKRTVYDRLTPYIAVGSPLICFALDTIVFKTTGYKFGYELLMLNGLITFAACYLLSARRNS; translated from the coding sequence ATGATAATAATCGCTACTATTCTTGCATATTTTTGCATCTTATTATTAATAAGTAGAATAACGGGACATAAAGCTGACAACGATGCTTTCTTTCGTGCAAACCGGCAGTCACCTTGGTATCTTGTTGCCTTCGGAATGATTGGTGCCAGTATCTCTGGCGTTACTTTCGTTAGTGTTCCAGGTATGGTACTGTTGAGCGATATGACCTATATGCAGACATGTTTAGGTTTTGTTCTTGGTTATTTTGCTGTTGCATATCTGTTACTTCCTGTTTATTATCGCTTGAAGTTGACAACCATCTACTCTTATTTACAAACACGTTTAGGTAATTATAGCTATAAGACGGGCGCTTCTTTCTTCTTATTGTCTAAAATGACAGGTTCTGCGGTTCGCTTCTATGTTGTTTGCATGATACTTCAACGTTTTGTGTTAGATGCTTATGGCATTCCTTTTCCTTTTACGGTTGTGGCTCTTGTGGCACTTATTTGGTTCTACACGCGTCGAGGAGGAATTCGTACACTTGTTTTGACAGACACCTTTCAGACCCTTTGTATGCTCCTTGCACTTATTCTGATTATATATAAGGTTATCGATACATTGGGCATGTCTCTTCCGGAAGCTGTTCAAGCAATAGTAAATGACAGCCATTCTCGTATTTTTGTATTTGATGACTGGGTATCAAAGCAGAACTTTTGGAAACAGTTCCTCAGTGGTATCTTCATTGTCATTGTTATGACGGGATTGGACCAAGATATGATGCAAAAGAACCTTACTTGTAAGACTTTGCGTGAGGCACAGAAGGATATGTGTACCTATGGCTTTGCCTTTGTACCTGCAAATTTACTCTTTTTATCCTTGGGTGTACTGTTAATGATGTATTTCAATAGTATTGGACAAGCCTTGCCTGACGTGCCAGACAATCTTATGTTACAGGCTGTTGCAGGCAGACAGTTGGGTACATTGGTTGTTATTCTGTTTACGATAGGTATTGTAGCAGCTTGCTTCTCTAGTGCAGACTCGGCCTTAACAGCCTTAACAACAACTTATTGTGTAGATATCTGTAATCGTCCAAAGGATGAAAAGTTACGCAAACAAGCACATATAGGCGTATCCATAGTGTTTATTTTATTTATCCTTATTTTCCGTTATGTCAACTCAACAAGTCTGATCGATGCAATTTATACTATCGCGTCTTATACCTACGGACCGCTCTTAGGTCTTTTTGCATTTGGCATGCTCACAAAGCGAACAGTGTATGATAGGTTGACGCCTTATATTGCAGTAGGGAGTCCACTGATTTGTTTTGCTTTAGACACAATTGTTTTCAAGACTACAGGTTACAAGTTTGGTTATGAGTTGTTGATGTTAAATGGATTGATTACATTTGCAGCCTGCTACTTACTTTCCGCAAGAAGAAATAGCTAA
- a CDS encoding TrpB-like pyridoxal phosphate-dependent enzyme, with protein MAQQKRFILDEKDIPTQWYNIQADMPTKPLPPLHPGTHKPLKAKDLAEIFSLECSKQELDTEHAWIDIPEEVLDMYKYYRSTPLVRAYALEKALDTPAHIYFKNESVNPLGSHKVNSAIPQCYYCKKEGVTNVTTETGAGQWGAALSYAAKVYGLEAAVYQVKISMQQKPYRSMIMRTFGAMVEGSPSMSTRAGKDIVTRDPIHLGSLGTAISEAIELARTTPNCKYTLGSVLNHVALHQTIIGLEAEKQMEMAEEYPDKVIACFGGGSNFGGIAFPFMRHNILEGKNTEFIAAEPNSCPKLTRGKFEYDFGDEAGYTPLLPMFTLGHDFKPANIHAGGLRYHGAGVIVSQLLKDGYMTGMDIPQLESFEAGILFSRTEGVIPAPESCHAIAAAIREAKKAKEIGKEDVILFCLSGHGLIDMTAYDTYINGDLRNYTISDEEIEKNLGTVPKV; from the coding sequence ATGGCACAACAGAAAAGATTTATACTTGACGAAAAAGATATCCCTACCCAGTGGTATAATATTCAGGCAGACATGCCAACGAAACCTCTTCCTCCACTCCACCCTGGTACGCATAAACCATTGAAAGCAAAAGATCTGGCTGAAATATTCAGTTTAGAATGTTCCAAACAAGAGCTTGATACAGAGCATGCTTGGATAGATATTCCAGAAGAAGTGTTGGATATGTATAAATATTATCGTTCCACACCGCTCGTTCGTGCGTATGCGTTGGAGAAAGCATTAGATACCCCTGCACATATTTATTTCAAGAATGAAAGTGTAAACCCACTTGGCTCACATAAGGTCAATTCTGCCATCCCTCAATGTTATTACTGTAAAAAAGAAGGTGTAACAAACGTTACAACTGAGACAGGAGCAGGTCAATGGGGAGCTGCCTTATCATATGCAGCTAAAGTATATGGACTTGAGGCTGCAGTTTATCAGGTAAAGATATCTATGCAACAGAAGCCTTATCGTTCAATGATAATGAGGACTTTTGGAGCCATGGTAGAAGGTTCTCCATCAATGTCAACACGTGCAGGAAAGGATATCGTTACACGCGACCCAATACATCTGGGTTCGTTGGGAACAGCTATCTCAGAGGCTATTGAGTTGGCAAGGACCACACCTAATTGTAAGTACACCTTAGGTTCAGTACTCAATCACGTTGCATTGCACCAAACGATTATAGGTTTGGAAGCAGAAAAGCAAATGGAAATGGCTGAAGAATATCCCGATAAGGTGATTGCCTGCTTTGGTGGTGGTAGTAATTTCGGTGGTATTGCATTTCCATTTATGCGCCACAATATCCTTGAAGGAAAGAATACAGAGTTTATCGCAGCAGAGCCAAACAGCTGTCCAAAACTGACACGTGGTAAGTTTGAATACGACTTCGGTGATGAAGCGGGTTACACTCCATTGTTACCGATGTTCACGCTTGGCCATGATTTCAAGCCTGCAAATATCCATGCAGGGGGGTTACGCTATCATGGTGCAGGCGTTATTGTGAGTCAGCTGCTAAAGGATGGCTATATGACTGGAATGGATATACCACAATTGGAAAGTTTTGAAGCTGGTATTCTTTTCTCTCGTACAGAAGGAGTCATCCCTGCACCCGAAAGCTGTCATGCTATTGCTGCAGCTATTCGAGAAGCAAAGAAGGCAAAGGAAATAGGAAAAGAAGATGTTATCCTCTTCTGTCTTTCTGGTCATGGACTCATTGACATGACTGCTTATGACACTTATATTAATGGTGACTTGAGAAACTATACGATTTCTGATGAAGAAATCGAGAAGAATCTTGGTACTGTTCCAAAGGTGTGA
- the coaW gene encoding type II pantothenate kinase has translation MKISIGIDVGISTTKIVGIKEGKVIKPLRIKATDPVTSLYGAFGKYLYDNRIELTDVDRVMLTGVGAHYINKPVYDLPTAKADEFLADGLGAQFESKLQRMIVVSMGTGTSLVLCDGNEVRHIGGIGIGGGTLSGLSRLLLQTDNFSEIIALANKGDISRINLQIKDISTSPLPGLPLNATASLFANAQANASREDIALGLIGLVLQSIGSATILSALNSDIRDFVLIGNLSLLPQCELLFPVMEKIYDVRFIIPKNSEYCTAIGAALQADKIELM, from the coding sequence ATGAAAATTTCCATTGGTATTGATGTTGGTATTTCAACAACAAAGATAGTTGGAATTAAAGAAGGAAAGGTAATAAAACCTTTGCGTATCAAGGCTACAGATCCAGTAACGTCCTTGTATGGAGCTTTTGGAAAATATCTATATGATAATAGGATTGAATTAACTGACGTTGATCGTGTTATGCTTACAGGCGTAGGTGCTCACTATATTAACAAGCCTGTCTATGATCTTCCAACGGCTAAGGCAGATGAGTTCTTGGCTGATGGCTTAGGTGCTCAATTTGAGTCGAAACTGCAACGTATGATAGTTGTCTCGATGGGGACAGGTACGTCTCTTGTGCTTTGTGATGGTAACGAGGTGCGTCATATTGGTGGTATTGGTATTGGTGGCGGTACGTTGAGTGGTCTTTCACGTTTACTTCTGCAGACCGATAATTTCAGTGAAATTATTGCTTTAGCCAATAAGGGAGATATTTCTCGTATTAACCTTCAGATTAAAGATATCTCAACTAGTCCACTTCCTGGTTTGCCTCTGAATGCTACGGCATCCCTTTTTGCCAACGCACAGGCTAATGCAAGTCGTGAGGATATAGCCTTAGGATTGATTGGCTTGGTGTTACAATCTATTGGTTCGGCAACAATACTAAGTGCTTTGAATAGTGATATCCGCGACTTTGTACTCATTGGTAATCTTAGTTTACTGCCTCAATGTGAGCTTCTTTTTCCTGTGATGGAGAAGATATATGATGTACGGTTTATCATTCCAAAGAATTCAGAATATTGTACGGCCATTGGTGCGGCTTTACAAGCAGATAAAATTGAGTTGATGTAA
- a CDS encoding HU family DNA-binding protein — protein sequence MTKADIINEIATSTGIAKKDVSAVVESFMEAIKDSLLDKKENVYLRGFGSFIIKHRAEKTARNISKNTTITIPAHDFPSFKPAKTFIEDMKK from the coding sequence ATGACGAAAGCAGATATCATCAATGAGATAGCAACGTCCACAGGTATTGCCAAAAAAGACGTTTCAGCTGTGGTTGAGTCTTTTATGGAAGCTATTAAAGACAGTTTGTTGGATAAGAAAGAGAACGTTTACCTTCGTGGTTTCGGTAGCTTCATTATTAAGCATCGTGCAGAAAAGACAGCTCGTAATATCTCAAAGAATACGACGATTACTATTCCTGCTCACGATTTCCCAAGCTTCAAGCCAGCAAAGACCTTCATCGAGGATATGAAGAAATAA
- a CDS encoding Rne/Rng family ribonuclease — MTSEVIIDAQPKEISIALLEDKRLVEYQREPREASFSVGNIYVAKVKKLMPGLNACFVDVGYERDAFLHYLDLGSQFNSYAKYLKQVQSDRKKLYPIQKATRLPDLQKDGTIQNTLQVGQEVMVQIVKEPISTKGPRLTGEISFAGRFLVLIPFGHKVSVSSKIKSGEERARLKQLIQSITPKNFGVIVRTVAEGKRVAELDAEMKVLLSRWNEAITKLQKTQERPQLVFEETGRAVAMLRDLFNPTYENIYVNDDEICTAVRHYVSLIAPEKAGIVKKYNGKVPIFDNFDVTKQIKSSFGKTINYGHGCYLIIEHTEAMHVVDVNSGNRTKEKAQEQNALDTNLGAADELSRQLRLRDMGGIIVVDFIDMNLAEDRQMLYERMCKNMQKDRARHNILPLSKFGLMQITRQRVRPVMDVDVDENCPTCFGTGKVRSSILFTDQLERKIDRLVNKVGVKKFYLHVHPYVAAYINKGFISMKRKWQMKYGLGVNIIPSQKLAFLQYEFYDAKQQFIDMKEQNDKS; from the coding sequence ATGACAAGCGAAGTAATTATTGATGCCCAACCGAAAGAAATTTCGATAGCGCTACTCGAGGACAAACGACTGGTTGAATACCAGCGTGAGCCAAGAGAAGCTAGTTTCTCGGTTGGAAACATCTACGTGGCAAAAGTTAAAAAACTGATGCCGGGGCTTAATGCCTGCTTTGTAGATGTAGGTTATGAGCGTGACGCCTTTCTTCATTATCTTGACTTAGGGAGCCAATTCAACTCCTATGCGAAGTATCTGAAACAGGTTCAGAGTGATCGTAAGAAACTTTATCCCATTCAGAAAGCTACCCGCCTACCCGACTTGCAAAAGGACGGAACAATTCAAAACACATTGCAAGTAGGACAAGAGGTGATGGTACAGATTGTCAAAGAACCCATTTCCACCAAAGGACCTCGCCTTACAGGCGAAATATCATTCGCTGGCAGATTCCTGGTGCTTATACCTTTTGGGCATAAAGTTAGCGTTTCCTCTAAAATCAAAAGCGGAGAAGAACGTGCACGTCTTAAACAACTCATACAAAGTATTACACCAAAAAATTTCGGTGTAATTGTCCGTACTGTAGCTGAAGGAAAACGTGTTGCTGAGCTTGACGCTGAGATGAAAGTCCTTCTGAGCCGATGGAATGAAGCAATCACAAAACTGCAGAAGACACAGGAACGTCCTCAACTTGTTTTTGAGGAGACAGGACGCGCTGTTGCTATGTTACGTGATCTCTTCAATCCGACCTACGAAAACATCTATGTCAACGATGACGAGATTTGTACTGCCGTTCGACACTATGTCTCTCTAATAGCCCCTGAAAAGGCGGGCATCGTGAAGAAATACAATGGCAAAGTACCTATCTTCGACAACTTTGACGTTACGAAGCAAATCAAATCTAGCTTTGGTAAGACTATTAATTATGGTCATGGCTGCTACCTCATCATAGAACACACAGAGGCTATGCACGTTGTAGATGTGAATAGTGGAAACAGAACGAAAGAGAAAGCACAGGAACAGAATGCGCTTGACACCAACCTTGGTGCTGCTGATGAGTTATCCCGACAGCTTCGATTGCGTGATATGGGTGGAATTATTGTCGTTGACTTTATCGACATGAATCTTGCTGAAGACCGCCAGATGCTGTACGAGCGCATGTGCAAGAATATGCAGAAGGACCGTGCACGTCACAATATCCTTCCTTTGAGCAAGTTCGGACTAATGCAGATTACCCGTCAGCGTGTACGCCCAGTAATGGATGTGGATGTAGATGAAAACTGTCCAACCTGTTTCGGTACTGGTAAGGTTCGTTCAAGTATTCTTTTCACTGATCAACTCGAACGTAAGATTGACCGCTTGGTTAACAAGGTTGGCGTAAAGAAATTCTATTTGCACGTTCATCCATATGTTGCAGCTTACATTAACAAGGGCTTCATTTCCATGAAACGAAAATGGCAAATGAAGTATGGTTTAGGTGTTAATATTATTCCTTCACAGAAACTTGCCTTTTTGCAGTATGAATTCTATGATGCAAAACAGCAGTTTATTGATATGAAGGAACAGAACGACAAATCCTGA
- a CDS encoding DNA methylase has product MLTSSNTTPRTYIAIDLKSFYASVECVERGLDPMTTNLVVADVERTEKTICLAVSPSLKAYGIPGRARLFEVIQRLKEVNEERSTKVGQQLTGKSYHAKELEQHPDWAVDYVTAMPRMSHYIKHSAKIYNIYLRYIAPEDIHVYSIDEVFIDATSYLSSYRMTAHDLAMKMIREVLRETGITATAGIGTNMYLCKVAMDIVAKHIPADKEGVRIAELDAQSYREKLWDHRPLTDFWRVGKGIAQRLYAYGIDTMGKIARCSIHQEELLYKLFGVNAELLIDHAWGWEPCTMEMVKAYRPEHSSMSNGQVLQEAYSFRKARVVVQEMADAIALDLVEKRCVADQLVLSVGYDRTSLTSKARINYTGPVSIDWYGRKVPKSAHGTANLHRFTSSSRLISEAILALYDDIVDKQLLVRRLYISTNHVISEEQMKHQTSIPMELDMFTDYEAIKKEKQDEDAALTRERKIQETIINIKNRFGKNSLLRGLNFEEGATAKERNKQIGGHKA; this is encoded by the coding sequence ATGTTGACATCCAGCAATACAACTCCCAGAACTTACATTGCCATAGACCTTAAATCGTTCTATGCAAGTGTGGAGTGTGTAGAACGTGGACTTGACCCGATGACAACGAACTTGGTTGTAGCGGATGTGGAGCGAACCGAGAAAACGATCTGCCTTGCGGTTTCGCCATCTCTAAAGGCTTATGGTATTCCTGGACGAGCACGTTTGTTTGAGGTAATACAACGTTTGAAAGAAGTTAATGAAGAACGTAGCACTAAAGTTGGGCAACAGCTTACAGGAAAATCTTACCATGCTAAAGAACTTGAACAGCATCCGGACTGGGCTGTTGATTATGTGACAGCTATGCCACGTATGTCGCATTATATCAAGCACAGTGCGAAGATTTACAATATCTATTTAAGGTATATTGCCCCAGAGGATATACACGTTTATTCGATAGACGAGGTTTTTATTGATGCCACCTCTTATCTTTCTAGCTATCGGATGACTGCACATGATTTAGCAATGAAGATGATTCGTGAAGTCTTACGTGAAACGGGTATCACAGCCACTGCAGGCATTGGTACAAATATGTATCTATGTAAGGTGGCAATGGATATTGTTGCAAAGCATATTCCTGCTGATAAAGAAGGTGTGCGAATAGCTGAATTAGATGCGCAAAGTTATCGTGAGAAACTCTGGGATCATCGTCCACTCACCGACTTTTGGCGTGTAGGGAAGGGTATCGCACAGCGTCTTTACGCTTATGGTATAGACACGATGGGAAAAATAGCTCGCTGCTCTATCCATCAAGAGGAACTTCTTTATAAACTTTTTGGCGTCAATGCAGAACTGCTTATAGACCATGCTTGGGGTTGGGAACCTTGTACCATGGAGATGGTAAAGGCATATCGACCCGAACATAGTTCGATGAGTAATGGTCAGGTTCTGCAAGAAGCATATAGCTTTCGTAAGGCAAGAGTTGTTGTGCAAGAAATGGCTGATGCTATCGCACTAGACTTGGTTGAGAAACGTTGTGTTGCAGATCAACTCGTTTTGTCTGTTGGATATGATCGTACGAGTCTTACTTCGAAAGCAAGAATAAATTATACAGGACCAGTGTCCATTGACTGGTATGGTAGAAAGGTACCTAAAAGTGCCCATGGAACAGCAAACCTTCATCGCTTTACTTCCTCGTCTCGATTGATAAGTGAAGCTATTCTCGCTCTTTATGATGATATTGTTGATAAGCAATTATTGGTCAGAAGACTATATATATCAACCAATCATGTCATAAGTGAGGAGCAAATGAAGCATCAGACTTCCATCCCTATGGAACTCGATATGTTCACAGATTATGAAGCTATCAAGAAAGAAAAGCAAGACGAAGATGCAGCGTTAACACGTGAACGTAAGATACAAGAAACGATTATCAATATCAAAAATCGGTTTGGCAAGAACTCACTGCTACGTGGCTTAAATTTTGAAGAGGGTGCAACTGCAAAAGAACGTAACAAACAGATAGGAGGACATAAGGCATGA
- the lepA gene encoding translation elongation factor 4, with the protein MNHIRNFCIIAHIDHGKSTLADRLLEYTQTIKITGGQMLDDMDLERERGITIKSHAIQMEYTLDKEKYILNLIDTPGHVDFSYEVSRSIAACEGALLIVDATQGVQAQTISNLYMAIDHNLEIIPVINKIDMPNAMPEEVEDEIVDLIGCDPKDIIRASGKTGEGVPDILEAIIKRIPAPTGDVKAPLQALIFDSIFNSFRGIITLCKVENGVIKKGDKVKFVQTGMEYIADEVGVLKMEMVPTQQLSTGEVGYIISGIKNATEVKVGDTVTHVVNPCKHAIEGFQEVKPMVFAGVYPIDPNDYEGLRASLEKLQLNDASLTFQPESSQALGFGFRCGFLGLLHMEIIQERLDREFNMDVITTVPNVSYMVYDKQGNKKEVHNPSGLPDQTMIDHIEEPYIKASIITSSEYIGPIMTLCLDKRGELVSQNYVSGNRLELIFMIPLGEIVIDFYDKLKSISKGYASFDYHIDSFRPSKLAKLDILLNGEPVDALSTLTHESNAVVFGRKICEKLKDLIPRQQFDIAIQAAIGAKIVARETVKQVRKDVTAKCYGGDISRKRKLLEKQKKGKKRMKQVGNVQVPQKAFLAVLKLD; encoded by the coding sequence ATGAATCATATAAGAAATTTCTGCATTATAGCTCATATTGACCATGGTAAATCTACCTTGGCAGATCGTCTTCTCGAATATACTCAGACGATTAAGATTACTGGTGGGCAGATGCTCGACGATATGGATTTGGAGCGTGAACGTGGTATAACGATTAAAAGTCATGCTATCCAGATGGAGTACACATTGGATAAGGAGAAATATATCCTTAATCTTATCGATACTCCAGGACACGTTGACTTCTCATACGAGGTGTCACGAAGCATTGCTGCATGTGAAGGTGCACTGCTTATTGTAGATGCAACACAAGGTGTTCAAGCACAGACAATCTCAAACCTCTATATGGCAATTGATCATAATTTGGAGATTATTCCTGTTATCAACAAGATTGATATGCCAAACGCAATGCCTGAAGAGGTAGAAGACGAGATTGTTGATCTTATTGGATGTGACCCAAAAGATATAATCCGAGCAAGTGGTAAGACGGGCGAAGGTGTACCAGATATTCTTGAAGCAATCATTAAGCGCATTCCTGCACCAACAGGTGATGTCAAAGCACCTTTACAAGCCTTGATTTTTGACTCTATTTTCAATTCCTTCCGTGGTATTATCACGCTTTGTAAGGTTGAGAATGGCGTCATCAAAAAGGGAGATAAGGTTAAGTTTGTACAGACTGGCATGGAATACATTGCTGATGAAGTTGGCGTATTAAAGATGGAAATGGTACCTACTCAACAACTTTCTACGGGCGAAGTTGGATATATCATCTCTGGTATCAAGAATGCCACTGAGGTCAAGGTGGGTGATACCGTCACACATGTTGTCAATCCCTGCAAGCATGCTATAGAAGGATTCCAAGAAGTAAAACCAATGGTCTTTGCTGGTGTTTACCCTATCGACCCGAATGACTATGAAGGATTGCGTGCTTCTTTGGAGAAACTGCAGTTGAATGATGCCTCACTAACCTTCCAACCAGAGAGTTCACAAGCTCTTGGTTTCGGTTTCCGTTGTGGTTTTTTGGGTTTGCTTCACATGGAGATTATTCAGGAACGTTTGGATCGTGAGTTCAACATGGATGTTATCACAACCGTACCTAACGTTAGCTACATGGTCTATGACAAGCAAGGAAACAAAAAAGAGGTTCATAATCCATCAGGTCTTCCGGATCAGACTATGATTGACCATATTGAAGAACCATATATAAAAGCTTCTATCATTACCTCTAGCGAGTATATAGGTCCTATTATGACGCTATGTCTTGATAAACGAGGTGAACTTGTTAGTCAGAACTATGTGAGTGGAAACCGTTTAGAACTTATCTTTATGATACCATTAGGTGAGATTGTGATAGACTTCTATGACAAGCTAAAGAGTATCTCCAAAGGCTATGCATCATTTGATTATCATATTGATTCATTCCGCCCATCAAAGTTAGCAAAACTGGATATCCTGTTGAATGGAGAACCTGTTGATGCACTTTCAACGTTGACACACGAAAGCAATGCTGTTGTATTTGGAAGAAAAATATGCGAGAAACTAAAAGACTTGATACCAAGACAGCAGTTTGACATTGCGATTCAGGCAGCTATCGGTGCAAAGATTGTAGCACGCGAGACAGTTAAACAGGTACGTAAGGACGTGACAGCCAAGTGTTATGGTGGTGACATCAGTCGTAAACGTAAACTTCTTGAAAAGCAGAAGAAAGGTAAGAAACGTATGAAACAAGTTGGAAACGTACAAGTTCCACAGAAAGCATTCCTTGCCGTTTTGAAATTAGATTAA